The proteins below come from a single Atribacterota bacterium genomic window:
- the rplC gene encoding 50S ribosomal protein L3 yields MKAGILGKKIGMTNIFLENGDSVGVTLLKAGPCVIVNKRTEVNDKYDAIQLGFEAIEEKKINKPQKGYFSKQKVKPFRFLREFKFQNSETHDIGSEIKVDMFKEGEKVNIIGFSKGKGFAGSIKRHNFSGGPKTHGQKDYYRATGSIGATDAARVFKGKKLPGRMGNEKVKIKNIEIVKVDIDRNLILLKGAIPGPNNSLVAVEKVS; encoded by the coding sequence GTGAAAGCTGGCATTTTAGGAAAAAAGATTGGCATGACCAATATATTTTTAGAAAATGGAGATAGCGTAGGAGTAACTTTGTTGAAAGCCGGACCATGTGTGATTGTAAACAAGAGAACAGAAGTAAATGATAAATATGACGCTATTCAACTTGGTTTTGAAGCAATCGAAGAGAAAAAAATAAATAAACCGCAAAAAGGTTATTTTAGCAAGCAAAAAGTCAAACCTTTTAGGTTTCTAAGGGAATTCAAATTCCAAAATAGCGAGACACATGATATTGGTTCAGAAATAAAAGTTGATATGTTTAAGGAAGGTGAAAAAGTAAATATTATAGGTTTTAGCAAAGGGAAAGGATTTGCCGGTTCAATCAAAAGACATAACTTTTCCGGGGGACCTAAAACCCATGGACAAAAAGATTATTACCGAGCTACTGGTTCAATCGGTGCAACCGATGCAGCAAGAGTATTTAAAGGAAAAAAATTGCCAGGTAGAATGGGTAATGAAAAAGTAAAAATAAAAAATATTGAGATAGTTAAAGTTGATATTGATCGAAACTTGATTTTATTAAAGGGAGCTATTCCTGGTCCCAATAATTCTCTTGTAGCGGTCGAAAAAGTATCCTAA